Proteins encoded in a region of the Mixophyes fleayi isolate aMixFle1 chromosome 5, aMixFle1.hap1, whole genome shotgun sequence genome:
- the UMAD1 gene encoding UBAP1-MVB12-associated (UMA)-domain containing protein 1, producing MFSFLFKNQNAKKTPVPDKEADGFVFLEQASAEQRDSTPPYPGTDLPYNLPYQMPQGNVPQLNRNDSEAAKMSSQVSEGNPAKAEVLSDIPFILAPHVLQVQSICQELPEPGPAYNVDENFARFHYDFTLENSVLCGL from the exons ATGttcagttttttatttaaaaaccagAATGCAAAGAAAACGCCAGTGCCAGATAAAGAGGCGGACGGTTTTGTGTTCCTGG AACAAGCGTCTGCTGAGCAGAGAGACAGTACACCTCCATATCCTGGGACCGATCTCCCCTACAATCTGCCATACCAG ATGCCACAAGGAAATGTCCCGCAGTTAAACAGAAATGACTCTGAAGCTGCCAAGATGAGTAGTCAGGTGTCGGAGGGTAACCCAGCGAAGGCGGAGGTCCTCAGTGACATCCCCTTTATCCTGGCGCCTCATGTCCTGCAGGTGCAGAGTATCTGCCAGGAGCTGCCGGAACCAGGCCCAGCGTACAACGTGGACGAGAACTTTGCCAGATTCCACTACGACTTCACCCTGGAGAACTCCGTGTTGTGTGGACTTTAA
- the RPA3 gene encoding replication protein A 14 kDa subunit, with amino-acid sequence MADLQEVPRTRINTSMLAQYVGQPVCFVGRVEKVHPTGKSFVLSDGAGKNATVELTEPLEEELSGVIEVVGKVTPKATIMGVSYVSFREDINSFDIALYDEALKIIHEFPKYYPFGHKGFE; translated from the exons ATGGCAGATCTGCAGGAGGTTCCCCGGACCCGCATCAACACCAGCATGCTGGCCCAGTACGTGGGGCAGCCCGTGTGCTTCGTGGGCCGGGTGGAGAAG GTTCACCCGACGGGGAAATCATTTGTGCTTTCTGACGGAGCAGGAAAGAATGCAACTGTTGAATTAACAGAACCA CTGGAGGAAGAGCTATCCGGGGTGATTGAAGTTGTCGGGAAGGTTACACCAAAGGCTACGATAATGGGGGTGTCCTATGTGTCTTTCCGAGAAGATATTAACTCCTTTG atatCGCACTTTACGATGAAGCTTTAAAGATAATTCATGAATTTCCCAAGTATTATCCATTCGGACACAAAGGATTTGaataa